CGACATAACCTTGCAGCAGCATTTGTCAATGCCTTCGTCAACGCAGGATTTGGCAACGATAAGATGATGCTTGTTGACGGCGAGAAAGAGACATGGGTGTGgaagaccaaggccgatggCATGATGTCTACTGTCGCCTCTATGGGAACTCTTTTGATGTGGGATACTGAAAATggacttgacaagattgacaagTATACCTACTCGACAGAGAACGAGATCTCGGCCGGCGCTATGCTCGCTATTGGAATTGTGAATTCTGGCGTGAGAACAGACTCTGACTCTGCTGTTGCTCTCTTGGCCGACCATGAGAAGCTAAACCATCCTGATCCTCTTGTTCGGACAGCTTGCATCATGGGTCTGGGACTGGCGTATGCTGGATCGAACAGGGAGGATATTCTCGAGCACCTTCAGCCCATGATTTCCGACTCTTCTTGCGATATGCAGATCTCAGCGATGGCTGCTCTATCTTGTGGTCTCATCTTTACAGGCTCCTCTCACCCTGAGATCAGCGAAGCTATTGTCACCACTCTAATGGACGACGACCGCAAGAGCCAACTGACTGATAAGTGGACACGGTTCTTGGCCCTTGGCCTgggtcttcttttctttggccGACAAGAAGAGGTCGATGTCATTCTTGAAACCCTCAAAGCCATTGAGCATCCTATGGCCAAGTCTACCGCCGTGATGGCTGAGATCTGCGCTTGGGCTGGTACAGGTGCTGtgctcaagatccaggaGCTTCTTCACATCTGCAATGAGCACCAAGAGGAAACtgacgagaagaagggcgatgAGCTACTACAGGCATATGCCGTCATCGGTATTGCCCTTGTGGCCATGGGCGAGGATATTGGCCAAGAAATGGTTTTGCGACAGTTTGGCCACCTTATGCATTACGGTGAAGCTAATATCCGTAAAGCTGTACCTCTTGCAATGGGTCTTATCAGCCCCAGCAACCCTCAAATGAAGGTCTACGACACTCTGTCAAGGTACAGCCACGATAACGACCCCGAGGTTGCCATAAacgccatctttgccatggGTCTTTTGGGTGCTGGCACAAATAACGCTCGATTGGCCCAGCTACTGCGACAACTCGCCAGCTATTACCACCGTGACCAGGACGCCCTCTTCATGGTGCGAATTGCTCAGGGTCTCCTTCACATGGGTAAGGGAACCCTGACAATCAGCCCCTTCCACACAGACCGACAGGTCCTGTCTCGTGTCTCAGCTGCCGGTCTGCTTGCTACCCTTGTCGCTATGATTGAGCCCAAGGAGTTCATTACCGGCCAGTCACACTACCTACTTTACTTCCTCGTCACCGCCATGCACCCCCGCTTCCTTGTCACCCTGGACGAGAATCTCAAACCTCTTAAGGTCAACGTTCGCGTTGGCCAGGCCGTTGACGTCGTTGGCCAAGCTGGTCGTCCCAAGACTATTACTGGATGGCAAACTCAGAGCACACCAGTGGTGCTTGGATATGGTGAGCGAGCAGAACTCGAAGACGAGGAGTACATCAGCCTTAACAGCACCCTTGAGGGCTTGGTGATCTTGCGGAAGGTAAGTTCGATAACACCAATATCGTTTGTCTCAAGATACTAACTTGTACAGAACCCCGAATGGGAAGCGGAGAAATAGACGGGTTTGACTTGTTTGGAGCATGGTGACGGTTACAAGGACATGCTTAATTACACTGTATTCTATGGTAATCTGCCGTAAGCGCAGCGAAGAAGGGGATGGGATTAAACATTCGATAGACGGAAGAACTGGGTTCCCAATTTTGAACTCGTTTTCATCGTAAATGTACTGTGCTGAATTTTGTGGAACTGAAACTGCCCATGTCATTTGTGTCTAAAGATATCGTTCAGCGCTTCGCTGTGTAGTAACCACATCTTCCTCATAACGCCTAGGACCATCCATGCGGTCCATCATTGTGACCCTCAGATAATAAGTTTATATCTATATTTAACGCCTTCCACCATCAGAGCTTTACCAAGTTTTAGGCCCGAAATGCTCGCCCTCTTGAAGGGTGTTGTATGAACAAGCTTGCCAGTCGCAACCTTGCTTGTACACTTCGGTTCCCCACCACTTGAGATTTTGCGCAAACCCAGGATAAATAAAACCAAAAAAGACAACCACAATACCAAAAGCAAGACCAGAATCGAGAGCTGCGCTCAGAGTCATGGTGTACTTACTCCACCAAGCGTTATGTCGGTTTTTAATCAGATAATTAAAGACGTAGCAGACGAGCACCCAGACAGAGAAGTTGAGACCTGTGGCAGGGGGGATCCAGGACATGGCGCCAAAGATGACAGGGAGATTGACCTTGCGCAGGATGCTCGAGCGGTGACGTCGGCTGTAGAGCCACAAAGGAATCGGTAGTAGTGCGCCTAGCGGAAAGAACCAGACCAGGGATCGATAGATGGCCTTCGGGCCGAAGAACTCGTTGGGCCCGACAACTCCCCACAAGATGGAGCCGTTGAAGTGAACCCTAGCAATGGGACAAGTGAAGCCGTTGATCGCCTCAGAAGTGCAGATGCCCCTGATGTTGGCAAACATCCAGTTGAGCACACCGATCTGGGTCAAGGAGGAAACAAGAGTCGCAACAATCTGTACCAGAAACAGGATTCGCGGGGGAATCTTCATGTAGTGACCGAGCTTAAGATCGGATGCGAATTTGATACCCTGGGCTGACGAGATGTAACCGTATGTGACAAAGACCATATTGGCGATAGGACGGCCTGGGAAGACAACACCGCAGATAAGCTGGCAGATGAGGTAAATGCTACTGTGCTGGTTCGTTacggccatgatgatgccattggggatgaagaagagggccCCGATGGCGAGGGCGAGCAAAAGACCGTACCAAGGTAAGTGGACAGGATAACTGACTTAATTAGCAACTGGATCTCAAGGAACATCGTGTAAGAGCGCCTACTATTCGACCACAAAGATTCCGATAGCAGTCATGGTGAGAAACGTTATCAAGTACCAGCTCAGGGGAGCATCCTTGTATCTCTTCATGAGCTTGCTGTGGATATCCTCACGGCTAATGATTCCATCAACATGCGATACTGATGACATTCGCCTGCCACTTTCGTCGGTTGACTGGCGAGGCAGCGACCCAGGGGAGTCTGCCACAGGCTCGTACTTGGCTTGCCCATCCTCGCGGGCCTCCTGAAGGGCTCGTTTCCAAGACTTCCAGATATCCTGACCGTGCCAGCAAGCAGTATGCGTCAAAAGGGCAGATAGGCCAGCGAACTGAACTCCATAGCTCAACACATATGTGATAGGCAAAAAGACTCTGCTGTAGTTTTGGTACGCTTCGCGATCAAAAAGGAATTCGGGCGTAAGGATCTTGCTAACGTCGTAAACTTTGCCAGTATTGTCGAACACAGCCGCCGAGAGAATTGGCATAtacgaggagaagagaacGTTGGTGTAGTAGAAGATAGGTGCGATGATCCACATAACTACGGCCAGACCTCCGATAACGTTCATAGCAGCCCAAAAAGGGACCAGCAACGGCGAACCAACATATGTGACTTGCGCCCAGTCGAACGTTAACGGAAACAGACCGAGCCCAGAGGAAACGCCAAATAGATTTGCAATAACAACATTCTTGGGGGCAAACCAAGTGATGACGTTGAAGTAGCTCAGCGCTGGCATGAGGAGCCCAGGCAGAAAGTAGAAGAGGAAGGACACAGTCCACACGATGTAGAAGAATTTCCACCTGCTGATGGTCCAGCCTCCGGCAGGCTTATTCTCTTGTTTGTGAAGTGTTGAAAACATGGCTGCCGACATGAGAGTTCCCGGCCAAATCATACCGCTGGGTCGGACGAGGAACCGGCGCGTCAAGCCCGCGAAACCATAACCGAGGATTTGCGTAGATATtgtgagaagaagctggtaAACAATGGGGGCTTCTTGGTTATAGAACTGGGTTTGTTCAACGATAACGTCGGTCGCAAAGGCGAAGCCAAACGCAACATTGCTGCTAACGTAGACGCAAGTATGCTCCTTCTCGTTCCAACGGCCTTGCGCCAGCCACCTCCTCACACGGGTGCGCTTCTTAACTTTATGTAAACTATGCGCATCGTCGCTCACCAACGGCACCCGCACGCCGTCGACAAAGTCTTCTTCAGGGTCGTAGGGCCGCTTCAACACGAAATCCCACAGGTGTCCGAGAGGGTGGACAAGTAATAAAGCAATAACTGGAGTAATGGCAACACTAGGGTATCTTaatgagaagaacaaattgGTCGAGGAGCCGAGGATGGCGAATAAAACGGAGAGACACCACATGCGCGGCGTGTTTATGGAGAGGGTGGTATTATCGGTGGGCGGAACGGAGGCGCGGACAGCCTCGTGGGGAGAATTTTCTTGGTATTCGGTATTTGAAGTAGCGGAGGAATCGTCGTCCAGCAGTGCGCCATCCTCAGACAGATCGTCTTTCAAGCTGCCCTCGAGAACGCCAGGATGCGTAGGTTCACCAAGACCCATGCGACCCTCGAGGCCGGAAACAAGGACGGCGCCATCGATTTCTTCTGACAGTCTCGAGGAGGACTTTTTGCTGAGTCCAGAGCGGTGCGACGTCTCACTGCGCATTGTATCGGTGACATGACGCAATTGGTGGGAGTCGGGGTCCCAGCGATCACTGCCAGCGGGCGAGTTGTTGCGACTGGGTGTTAGCGACACGGAGCCATACGGGGCAGCATCAGAGCGGGCGGCAGAGCGCAAGAAGGGCGTCTTCTTGGAAGCCATGTCTAAGTCGGCGTTTGAGGGTTGGGGAGTAGCATCTAGACTGTCATCGGTATTGGTGTGTTCAGGAGACGGCGGGGCTGCATTTTGATAGTCGACGAGGACTGGTTGGGGGGcagagacagaagcagaagcagaagcagctgGGGTAGCAGTGGTAGTTAATAATGGGAGAGGTAATATATCAGAGGCCGGAGCCTGGTACAGCAAGACATGGCCCTGGTCTTGGACTGGGTGTGAGGGTGAGACAGTCACAGTGGAtctggtggtggaggatgaggacgaggatgttAGGGGCTGAAGGGCAACGTCCTGGCGCAGTGTCGGGTAgtcgtcaacaaccctgTCTCCAACCCTCTCTGCCAGGGACGAGGACGCTGAAGATTTGCGGCTAAGGCTTTGTttgctggaggaggagaaggaggccgaggaagaaTTGGTGGTGCGTTTGCCCATAGCGGGGAGGGGTGTGTGTTGTACTGGCAGTCAGGAATCGCGTATCGAGGCTATCAAGCACCTATCGCTTGACTAAAGAGACGAGGCAAAACAGTCAGTAGCGGGGCGTGGTCGATGGGCTCCAGCTATCATCGATCCGGCCTGGTGCAGTAGGTCTTTAGGTCTCTAGGTATGGAGCCGCAAAGCAAAAGGTCCTTATGTGACAGAACAGTACAATGCCGTATGTACTTGAAGAATAGGGGTCGTGCCGCTAGTCGAAATACTGATGAACATGAACGAATGAATTGAGTCAAGCAACGAATATAATAGAGGAAGAGACAGTGAgaccaaaaagaaagcaaggCTACTATGTACGGGCGTGAGGGAATTGCTACGAACGGACACGCGTGGAGAGCCCAAGGGTGTTTAGTGGGTGACTAGGATCAGGCGGATGACAAGGGAGTCGGTGACGGGATGACGCATTGTAGCAAGTAGACTCTAGACTCTAGAGTGTTCGTGTTATTCAAGTCCAAGTTAACCAAGTTACTGTTagggagaagaagtatgCATAAATATTGGCAGTTAAGAGTTGAGAAGATAAGCACATGCATTCTGAGCCATCATGTTAACTGATGGTTGCAAGTAGAAAGGTGTGCAGACACAAAAGGAATGAAAGCCATCTAATTGGGTTGTAACTTGCAGTTATTATTTGCGGGAGGCTGCCGAAGCCAAGCGCCATTCTACAGGGTGCTATGTACTGTGAATCCTTCCACGGGTCATGACCAGAACGGGAAATACACCGTCCTTGGCCCTGTCCTTTTACCTGTCAGCCTGTCAGTTGAGTTATACATACATGTAGCAAAGAGTTGACTTCAATGCAGACGCAAAGATCTACTGAAGATCTTCAATCTAAAAGCGACATGGCCCTGCCATGAAAAAGAGTCATTGTGTTGGGGTGGCTGTGCAGCAGCTCGATATCACCATCAATGAAGTTGTCCGCCATGACACGATTCTCGTTCTTACATACCTACTGCTTCATACTGGACAAAACTTCAACCCATGTCCTCGTCACCGAAGCGCACTAAGCACAGCATCCCAACGACAGCCAGCAACAAACAAGCGGGCCGAAGAATCCCTGACAACTCCATCTCGGCTACCTCTGTACAGGGAAGAGGATGATATCTGTTGATGAACGATGGATCTGATTAGATAGCAGTGGACATCGCCCAAGATCTCCTTGTTAAccttcagcatcttcaactgCTCTGATCAGGCCTTCAGCGCATCTCTACTGCTTATTTCTTATCTTGGCCGAGTACACGCTGATCCAGCGTTTTTGGAAGCTGTTCCTGGTTCAATCTCAGTTCAGTAAAGATCTGCTGCTAATGAGCAAAGCTTCAAAGGGTTAAACTTTAGCCTCGTTGTATCAGTATATTAGTTCAATTTCTGCTCTTCCACCTCAATCCTTGCGTACTCTGCCcactactctgtacatacGTTCGTATACAGCAATGCTAAAGTTCACCCCCAGACAACTTTGTTCCTCTACATAGGTGGTATTAAAATATGACACGCGTTAAGCTCCGGGCCACCCATGTTCAAACTCATCACAATGCCTGAGACATGCCTGGGTATGGGTATGGGTTCGGGTTTTCATCCCAACTTTTGAGCAATGAGATGCGTTGCATTGCAAATGATTAGCGTTCCCTGGTTCATGGTCGACAGAAACACAGACTTTTCTATCCATGGCCCAGGCCCTGTTCGATGAACCCTGTACAGCAGAAGAATTACTCTACCAATCCGATATCCAGCAATTCAAACAATTCAATATTGATTATGAATTTGAATCAAATAGTGTTCTTTACCCCTGCGTTGACCCATAGGGGGCTTTTAATACGTAGAAACATGATTGTcattgcatttgcatttgtATTTATCGTAATATGTTGTCAGAAGTAAATATGGAGAATCTCAACTGCATCTACCCGTACAGTCTTGTTGATAGACAAATTACGGGATACATTACGTACTAACAAAGCATTTCTTCTCCGTCTCACAAAATGGGATCAATTTGATACTGGTAAACAGGTTGACCTTGAATACGGCGTGGGGGTTCGTTCACATTCAGGACCCTGGTTCATTATTGGCCGCCTAATAACTTTAGAACATTTTTTTTCAATATCCGCCTTTGTCGAATAAActaataaataaaaaagcCTAGGTAGTCTTGGATTTGTTGCCTCGAGCTTCACCGCCGATGCCTGCGACAACTTCTTAGACGTCGCCGGCGCCGGGCCAGGGCCAGGGCACATGATGAAGGGTTGAGAGTTGAAATGACGCCAGAGACCGAATTTGGGTTTGGCACGTATCCGCTCTGTCGGTGCCAGGAGCAGCTTTCCAACTGCTTTAGCGCAACCTCCACTGCTGTAGGACCCTTTTCACGGAATAAGTTAAACATCAGCTAGAAAATCACTCTTTTTCACCAACAGGAGCCAATATCAATCCACCACCTCGGTTCAACAAGTCCTGTCAGCCTTGTTACGGCTATGGCGTCATCCCTTCCTGCTGCTAAGCAGCAGCTGAGGAAGcttgtgaagcagaagctcTCCACGATATCACAGGACTCCATTACTACTCAG
This is a stretch of genomic DNA from Fusarium graminearum PH-1 chromosome 4, whole genome shotgun sequence. It encodes these proteins:
- a CDS encoding 26S proteasome regulatory subunit rpn-1, whose product is MAQDSEVPKAADKGKGKAVDDAKKDKQQPNGKKEDEKIETAEEELNEEDQQLKNELDMMVERLTESNPELYKPALEAMKTSIKTSTSSMTAVPKPLKFLRPHYETLTKLYEQWPQSEDKTSLADVLSVIGMTFSDEDRQDTLHYRLLAPTSDISSWGHEYTRHLALEIGEVYIKRINNEEQTKDLIDLALVLIPLFLKSNAEADAVDLMSELEIIEEMPKFVDENTYARVCLYMSSMVNLLTYPDNETFLKTAHDIYMEYKQFAQAIVLAIRLHDIDLIRADFEKAEDPALKKQLAFLIARQRIALDIDDDSDESDAITESLSNIKLSEHFKALGKELNILEPKSTEDIYKSHLESSRVAGMTNLDSARHNLAAAFVNAFVNAGFGNDKMMLVDGEKETWVWKTKADGMMSTVASMGTLLMWDTENGLDKIDKYTYSTENEISAGAMLAIGIVNSGVRTDSDSAVALLADHEKLNHPDPLVRTACIMGLGLAYAGSNREDILEHLQPMISDSSCDMQISAMAALSCGLIFTGSSHPEISEAIVTTLMDDDRKSQLTDKWTRFLALGLGLLFFGRQEEVDVILETLKAIEHPMAKSTAVMAEICAWAGTGAVLKIQELLHICNEHQEETDEKKGDELLQAYAVIGIALVAMGEDIGQEMVLRQFGHLMHYGEANIRKAVPLAMGLISPSNPQMKVYDTLSRYSHDNDPEVAINAIFAMGLLGAGTNNARLAQLLRQLASYYHRDQDALFMVRIAQGLLHMGKGTLTISPFHTDRQVLSRVSAAGLLATLVAMIEPKEFITGQSHYLLYFLVTAMHPRFLVTLDENLKPLKVNVRVGQAVDVVGQAGRPKTITGWQTQSTPVVLGYGERAELEDEEYISLNSTLEGLVILRKNPEWEAEK